A window of the Brassica napus cultivar Da-Ae chromosome A2, Da-Ae, whole genome shotgun sequence genome harbors these coding sequences:
- the LOC125583588 gene encoding classical arabinogalactan protein 9-like: protein MAPRRKSRAPSYRDLFGDDGSGTSSSGPSSSGPSSSTAVPDSQPSQRVAWSPPPPQMPPPQMPPPHMPPPPPPAAAPEPVPEGAVHPDLRVPSYAPFARYTVEDLLAQPGREGLDVLDPDRPRGTYW from the coding sequence atggctcctagaagaaAATCCAGAGCACCTAGTTATAGAGATTTGTTTGGCgacgatggttccggtacatcttcttccggtccatcgtcttctggTCCATCATCCTCCAccgcagttccagactctcagccttctcagagagttgcttggagtcctcctccaccgcagatgcctccaccgcaAATGCCTCCACCGcatatgcctccacctcctcctccagcggctgcacctgagcctgtcccagaaggtgcagttcatccggatttgcgtgtgccttcatatgccccattcgcgagatatacggtagaggatttgcttgcccagcccggacgagagggtttggatgttctagaccccgatagaccccgaggaacttattggtaa